TAAACTTTATGTGCCGTTTTTAGAGGAAGAGACAAAAACATCACAGACATTTGTCATGCCTGGAATTCCAGAGCTATTAAAGAGGCTATCCCCAAGAGAAGATATGATATTGGGCGTTGCCACAGGGAATATTGAACAAGGCGCCTGGATCAAGCTTAGAAGCGGCGGAATACATAGCCACTTTAGATTTGGGGGTTATGGCTCAGACTCTCACATTAGAGAACATCTTATTAGAAAAGCCTATGAGAGAGCAAATGAATATTTAGAACATAAGATAGAGATCACAAAAAAATTTGTAATTGGCGATACTCCATATGATATAAATCATGGCAGAGCCGCCGGCGCCGTTACTGTTGCAGTCGCCACCGGC
The DNA window shown above is from Thermodesulfobacteriota bacterium and carries:
- a CDS encoding HAD hydrolase-like protein, with the translated sequence MKLLLFDIDGTLLTTDGAGTRAANRAFEKVYGIKGAMSKIDAAGKTDPIILREIFQNEFQRDYEHQEAQELYKLYVPFLEEETKTSQTFVMPGIPELLKRLSPREDMILGVATGNIEQGAWIKLRSGGIHSHFRFGGYGSDSHIREHLIRKAYERANEYLEHKIEITKKFVIGDTPYDINHGRAAGAVTVAVATGRFTASELYEHDPDHLFEDLNDLESVLPIFE